Proteins encoded in a region of the Anoxybacillus amylolyticus genome:
- a CDS encoding YlbF family regulator, which produces MSQLYTIAQQLEQAIRASDEFQQLKQAYETVRRDEATYRMFTQFRDVQMQLHEKQMMGADISPEEVQQAQAMMSLAQQNEKLVALMMLEQRMSTVISDINQIAMKPLEELYRSFTE; this is translated from the coding sequence ATGTCCCAGTTATATACAATCGCCCAGCAGCTAGAGCAGGCGATTCGTGCGAGTGACGAGTTTCAACAACTAAAACAAGCGTACGAAACGGTGCGTCGCGATGAAGCCACATACCGTATGTTTACACAATTCCGTGATGTACAAATGCAACTTCATGAAAAACAAATGATGGGAGCGGACATTTCGCCAGAGGAAGTCCAACAAGCACAAGCGATGATGTCTCTTGCGCAACAAAACGAAAAATTAGTAGCGTTAATGATGCTAGAACAACGAATGAGCACTGTGATTTCGGACATTAATCAAATCGCGATGAAGCCGCTAGAAGAGTTATACCGCTCGTTCACCGAATAA
- a CDS encoding coproporphyrinogen III oxidase encodes MRIQVYGLYNVEQFQRPLEVITGLFFEEYELLFSPVAAADIIVTFSLHGEETGIVTGMLIETESSREWKGEYRIDLRPCLNEKERMKQWKNAVSHVYLTLFQQYTGLIQPWGILTGVRPVKLLHQHLRAGLTREEAHRKLREDYLVAEEKIQLMQDIVDRQLTVVPDLYDLSHEVSLYIGIPFCPTKCAYCTFPAYAINGRQGSVDSFLSGLHYEMQAVGKFLKERDINITTIYYGGGTPTSITAEEMDRLYEKMYESFPNMERIREITVEAGRPDTITPEKLNVLKKWKIDRISINPQSYIQETLQAIGRHHTVEETIEKFHLARQMGMNNINMDLIIGLPGEGMEEFNYTLAQTEKLMPESLTVHTLSFKRASEMTKNKEKYKVADRDEISEMMKSAQNWTKRNGYVPYYLYRQKNILGNLENVGYALPGKESIYNIMIMEEQQSIIGLGCGASSKFVHPKTRAITRFANPKEPKVYNENFMHYTEEKLKMMDQLFQ; translated from the coding sequence TTGCGTATTCAAGTGTACGGATTATATAATGTAGAACAATTTCAACGTCCACTAGAAGTAATTACTGGACTGTTTTTTGAAGAATATGAACTATTATTTTCTCCTGTTGCTGCCGCAGATATTATCGTGACTTTTTCCCTACATGGGGAAGAAACAGGGATTGTAACCGGCATGCTGATTGAAACCGAAAGCAGTCGGGAATGGAAAGGAGAATATCGGATTGACTTGCGGCCGTGCTTAAACGAAAAAGAACGGATGAAACAATGGAAAAATGCAGTTTCCCATGTGTATTTAACTCTTTTTCAGCAATATACAGGGTTAATTCAACCATGGGGTATTTTAACGGGCGTGCGTCCAGTGAAGCTTTTGCATCAACACTTGCGCGCTGGGCTAACGAGAGAGGAGGCGCATCGGAAGCTTCGTGAAGACTATTTGGTCGCGGAGGAAAAAATTCAGCTGATGCAAGACATTGTCGACCGGCAGTTAACGGTTGTTCCAGATTTATATGATCTTTCCCACGAAGTGAGCCTTTATATCGGTATTCCGTTTTGCCCGACGAAGTGCGCCTATTGCACGTTCCCGGCTTATGCGATTAACGGTCGCCAAGGGTCGGTGGACTCATTTTTGTCTGGGCTTCATTATGAAATGCAAGCGGTAGGGAAGTTTTTAAAAGAGCGAGACATTAACATTACGACCATTTATTACGGTGGCGGCACTCCAACGAGCATTACAGCGGAAGAGATGGACCGGTTGTATGAAAAAATGTATGAATCGTTCCCTAACATGGAACGAATTCGCGAAATTACGGTCGAGGCAGGGAGACCAGATACGATCACGCCAGAGAAGTTGAACGTGCTAAAAAAATGGAAGATTGACCGCATTAGCATTAACCCACAGTCGTACATTCAAGAAACGTTACAAGCGATCGGTCGCCACCATACCGTCGAAGAAACGATAGAAAAATTTCATTTAGCTCGGCAAATGGGAATGAACAATATCAATATGGACTTAATTATCGGCCTTCCTGGGGAAGGAATGGAAGAATTTAATTATACGTTAGCACAAACAGAAAAATTAATGCCGGAATCGCTCACCGTCCATACCCTTTCGTTTAAGCGAGCGTCCGAAATGACGAAAAATAAAGAAAAATATAAAGTAGCTGACCGCGATGAAATTAGCGAAATGATGAAAAGCGCGCAAAACTGGACGAAACGAAATGGCTATGTTCCGTATTATTTATATCGCCAAAAAAACATTCTCGGTAATTTAGAAAACGTTGGGTATGCATTGCCAGGAAAAGAAAGCATTTATAATATCATGATTATGGAAGAACAGCAGTCGATTATCGGGCTTGGCTGCGGCGCTTCGAGCAAATTCGTTCACCCGAAAACACGGGCGATCACCCGCTTTGCCAACCCGAAAGAGCCGAAAGTGTATAATGAAAACTTTATGCATTATACGGAAGAAAAACTAAAAATGATGGATCAATTATTTCAATAA
- a CDS encoding DUF445 domain-containing protein, producing the protein MGTVLYFSFMIAIGAIIGGVTNALAIKMLFRPYQPIYIYGKRLPFTPGLIPKRREELAHQLGKMVVEHLLTPDGIRRKLMERELKEYTVRLVQQWVERWFTCQRTVAEQLQLLRINAPEKVVRTKAGEWADKLYKQWMDDHQEKRIHELLRPEIQEKMEKWIHEMSHCIADHAIHYFQSDAGKQRIAKMIDEFFIGRGMLGNMLQMFLGNVNLVDKVQPEIVKFLAHNGTRELLAQLLLDEWHEWTDSSVASVEALIGKERIHQSLYDFVAKAIESSGIFEQKVADVLAPYRQQVIHEWVPSMVEKGIQWVSDRVETLVEGLQIADIVRTEVETFSVERLEEMILSISRREFKMITYLGALLGGIIGIFQALVGLWL; encoded by the coding sequence ATGGGAACCGTTTTATATTTTTCGTTTATGATAGCAATCGGGGCAATCATTGGCGGTGTGACGAATGCGCTAGCGATTAAAATGTTATTTCGTCCGTACCAACCGATATATATATACGGGAAACGCCTTCCATTCACTCCAGGGCTTATCCCAAAACGACGCGAAGAACTTGCACACCAACTTGGGAAAATGGTTGTCGAACATTTACTCACCCCAGACGGCATTCGCCGGAAATTGATGGAACGTGAATTAAAAGAATATACGGTTCGTCTGGTACAGCAATGGGTGGAACGGTGGTTTACCTGCCAGCGCACGGTGGCAGAACAACTGCAGCTACTTAGAATAAATGCTCCGGAAAAAGTAGTGCGTACGAAAGCTGGCGAATGGGCGGACAAGCTGTATAAGCAATGGATGGATGACCATCAAGAAAAAAGAATTCACGAACTGCTTCGGCCGGAAATACAGGAAAAAATGGAGAAATGGATTCACGAGATGTCACATTGCATTGCGGACCATGCAATTCATTATTTTCAAAGTGACGCAGGAAAGCAGCGTATCGCGAAAATGATCGATGAGTTTTTTATCGGTCGAGGGATGTTGGGGAATATGTTACAAATGTTTCTTGGTAACGTCAATTTGGTGGATAAAGTTCAACCAGAAATTGTAAAATTTCTTGCCCATAACGGAACTCGAGAACTACTTGCCCAACTTTTATTGGATGAATGGCATGAGTGGACGGACTCATCGGTTGCCTCCGTTGAAGCGTTGATTGGAAAAGAGCGGATTCATCAGTCGCTCTATGATTTTGTAGCAAAAGCAATCGAATCAAGTGGTATATTTGAGCAAAAAGTGGCCGATGTACTAGCACCATATCGACAACAGGTGATTCATGAGTGGGTTCCAAGCATGGTAGAGAAAGGAATACAATGGGTGAGCGATCGAGTAGAAACGCTTGTGGAAGGGTTACAAATCGCGGACATTGTGCGGACGGAAGTCGAAACATTTTCCGTAGAGCGTCTCGAAGAAATGATTTTATCGATTTCGCGGCGCGAATTTAAAATGATTACGTATTTAGGTGCATTGCTTGGTGGAATTATTGGCATTTTCCAAGCGCTCGTTGGGTTATGGCTATAG
- a CDS encoding hemolysin family protein, protein MGELPLIFSLLLFFIALSAFFSSAEAAFSAVSKMRLKHDAGEQIDDNRRTVYIAEHLEEVLLTAVVANHFVKAVAIVFSVKIASTLFGETTGLWIGALVIIVLLLMFSEIIPKTIAEEHAESVALKYAGIMYALMKAMFPLTWLFVGLKGKLVRRLTDGMISPSMTEEEIKEMIDLSEEEGVIDNKEKELVHRSLDFDDILVGEIFTPRIDMVAVEVNDSVEKIRDVFLQERYSRVPVYEDDIDHVIGILSESDFLSQLVQQKEVNIRALLRKPLFVVESMKIADLLPALQKSKVHMAIVVDEFGGTAGLITLEDIIEQIVGEIWDEHDDAIKVIQQIDDYSYEMNAELPLDEFCEFMKMDEPESSSHTLGGWVFELLGRIPTGGETVQYGSLTLTVRQVENRRIRKVLVSLNEPIAEEV, encoded by the coding sequence TTGGGAGAATTGCCTCTGATTTTTAGTTTGCTTCTTTTTTTCATTGCGTTGTCGGCGTTTTTTTCTTCGGCAGAAGCGGCTTTTTCTGCGGTGAGCAAAATGCGGCTAAAGCATGACGCAGGCGAACAAATAGACGACAACAGGCGAACGGTTTACATTGCCGAGCATTTAGAAGAAGTTCTGTTAACGGCAGTCGTCGCAAATCATTTTGTCAAAGCGGTAGCGATAGTGTTTTCCGTGAAAATAGCTAGCACTTTGTTCGGTGAAACGACTGGCCTATGGATTGGTGCGCTTGTCATAATCGTGCTGTTACTTATGTTTAGCGAGATTATCCCGAAAACAATTGCAGAAGAGCATGCAGAATCGGTGGCGCTAAAATATGCTGGTATCATGTATGCACTAATGAAAGCGATGTTTCCGCTGACTTGGCTGTTTGTTGGATTGAAAGGGAAGTTAGTGAGGCGGTTGACAGATGGGATGATAAGTCCATCGATGACAGAAGAAGAAATTAAAGAAATGATTGACTTAAGTGAAGAAGAAGGTGTAATTGATAACAAAGAGAAGGAGTTAGTGCACCGGTCGCTTGATTTCGATGACATTTTAGTTGGAGAAATTTTTACTCCGCGCATTGACATGGTCGCTGTGGAAGTAAATGATTCGGTTGAAAAAATTCGCGACGTTTTTTTACAGGAGCGCTATTCGCGCGTGCCGGTGTATGAAGACGACATTGACCATGTTATTGGCATTTTATCGGAGAGTGATTTTTTAAGCCAACTTGTGCAGCAAAAGGAAGTGAATATTCGCGCATTGTTGCGCAAGCCACTGTTTGTCGTTGAATCGATGAAAATTGCGGATTTGTTGCCGGCTTTGCAAAAGAGCAAAGTACATATGGCAATTGTCGTCGACGAGTTTGGTGGGACGGCAGGATTAATTACACTTGAAGACATTATCGAGCAAATTGTTGGGGAAATATGGGATGAACATGATGATGCTATTAAGGTCATTCAACAGATTGATGACTATAGCTATGAGATGAACGCAGAATTGCCACTTGATGAGTTTTGTGAGTTTATGAAAATGGATGAGCCAGAAAGTTCCTCTCATACGTTAGGAGGATGGGTGTTTGAGCTGCTAGGGCGCATCCCTACCGGCGGAGAGACGGTGCAATACGGTTCACTGACGTTAACCGTCCGCCAAGTCGAAAACCGAAGAATTCGCAAAGTGCTCGTATCACTGAATGAGCCGATTGCGGAAGAAGTGTAG
- a CDS encoding amino acid ABC transporter substrate-binding protein has product MKKFVNVCTLLMVSVFLLLAGCSNQAKETTKETDLLTKIKKEGELRIGTEGTYPPFTFHDKTGKLTGFDVEIATEVAKRLGVKPVFMETQWDAMFAGLDAKRFDMIANQVGIRKDRQEKYDFSIPYTTSAAVLVVRKDNSTISKFEDIKGRKAAQSMTSNFADLARSYGAEIVGVEGFNQAIELLSSKRVDVTINDKLSVLDFLKQKPNAPIKIVATHHDASKSGLMFRKGNETLVKAVNEALQDMMNDGTYAKISEKWFGQDVSK; this is encoded by the coding sequence ATGAAAAAATTTGTGAACGTATGCACTTTATTGATGGTAAGCGTCTTTTTGTTGCTAGCAGGCTGCAGCAATCAAGCAAAAGAAACAACGAAAGAAACCGATTTATTAACGAAAATAAAAAAAGAAGGGGAACTTCGCATTGGGACGGAAGGAACGTATCCGCCATTTACGTTTCATGACAAAACGGGCAAATTAACAGGATTTGATGTGGAAATTGCCACGGAAGTAGCGAAACGGCTTGGTGTCAAGCCGGTGTTTATGGAAACGCAATGGGACGCGATGTTTGCGGGTTTAGATGCGAAGCGATTTGATATGATTGCCAACCAAGTAGGCATCCGGAAAGACCGCCAAGAAAAATATGATTTTTCTATTCCGTATACGACATCAGCCGCGGTGTTAGTGGTGCGGAAAGATAATAGCACGATTTCTAAGTTCGAAGATATAAAAGGGCGAAAAGCAGCGCAATCAATGACGAGCAATTTTGCGGATTTAGCTCGTTCGTACGGAGCGGAAATTGTAGGTGTGGAAGGCTTTAACCAAGCGATTGAACTGTTAAGTTCAAAACGTGTCGATGTAACGATTAACGATAAATTATCCGTTTTAGATTTCTTAAAGCAAAAACCAAATGCACCGATTAAAATAGTCGCAACTCACCATGACGCGTCGAAAAGCGGTCTCATGTTCCGAAAAGGAAATGAAACGTTAGTGAAGGCTGTGAATGAAGCGCTGCAAGATATGATGAACGACGGAACATATGCGAAAATTTCTGAGAAATGGTTTGGTCAAGATGTATCTAAATAA
- a CDS encoding PucR family transcriptional regulator, with product MLERLKHLFKEAIVHEHPANVNNVNDYEWFSTQEGEKIGILKSTLTEKEKQLLSIFLTPLSLATRPLTKVESAWQRFVNQADDSELRLLSNHSPYYRFIQFQMNQASIDHEHFYEAVEGLFPENVLLIWEQSTSGVIIEKKQTEATSPLPFTDLIDTLASDFYMTWRVFIGQTHPYDEHLLERFRTEKYFFELANTYIRTKKVYTVADVLPLALICDHPNALTIQRSLSFLTKVDDDLIETVKVFLECNLNASLAAKKLYMHRNSLQYRIEKFIEKTGIDIRHFQGATATYLAILLSDYLKQKYS from the coding sequence ATGTTGGAACGATTAAAACATCTTTTTAAAGAAGCGATAGTTCATGAACATCCTGCCAATGTGAATAATGTGAATGATTATGAATGGTTTTCTACACAAGAAGGGGAGAAAATCGGTATTTTAAAAAGTACGCTTACGGAAAAAGAAAAGCAGCTATTGTCTATTTTCCTTACGCCGCTTTCTCTAGCAACGCGTCCGCTCACAAAAGTGGAGAGTGCTTGGCAACGGTTTGTGAACCAAGCAGATGATAGCGAGCTTCGTTTACTGTCCAACCACTCTCCATACTACCGTTTTATCCAATTTCAAATGAACCAAGCTTCCATTGACCATGAACATTTTTATGAAGCCGTGGAAGGACTATTTCCAGAAAATGTGTTGCTTATTTGGGAACAATCAACAAGCGGGGTGATTATCGAGAAAAAACAAACCGAAGCAACATCTCCCCTTCCATTTACTGATTTAATTGATACGTTAGCAAGTGATTTTTACATGACATGGCGTGTTTTCATTGGGCAGACACATCCATACGATGAACATTTGCTTGAACGTTTCCGAACGGAAAAATATTTTTTTGAACTTGCCAATACATACATTCGCACGAAAAAAGTATATACCGTTGCTGATGTATTGCCGCTCGCTCTTATTTGCGACCATCCAAACGCACTAACCATTCAACGGTCGCTTTCCTTTTTAACGAAAGTAGACGACGATCTGATAGAGACGGTAAAAGTATTTCTCGAATGCAACTTAAACGCCTCGCTTGCAGCGAAAAAACTTTATATGCATCGCAATAGTTTGCAATATCGCATTGAAAAATTTATCGAAAAAACGGGCATCGATATTCGCCATTTTCAAGGAGCAACCGCCACGTATTTAGCAATTTTACTTAGCGACTATTTAAAACAAAAGTATTCTTAG
- a CDS encoding YhzD family protein produces the protein MPMFTLTAFDKNGEKLLDETFQAANEEEAKKIGEQKLREHNCLDKTHRCTTSSGKLILFHR, from the coding sequence ATGCCGATGTTCACATTGACTGCTTTTGATAAAAACGGTGAAAAACTATTAGACGAAACGTTTCAGGCGGCAAACGAAGAAGAAGCGAAAAAAATCGGCGAACAAAAATTGCGCGAGCACAATTGCTTAGACAAAACCCACCGCTGTACAACATCAAGCGGAAAATTGATTTTGTTTCATCGGTAA
- a CDS encoding Cof-type HAD-IIB family hydrolase, translated as MAYKLLALNIDGTILKPNGRLQKETKEAVEFVKQKGVYVTLLTSRDLLSARKIAKALKLDTAIIAFQGAMIGKSVDEKIYEALIPEERTFNIVHVLENYACNIRLMYERYSLANRKKVKKQLVAKTVLSSGDPFFYPTQFVDSLSDVLRDEPLAVPKIDVYFASEEEQKEAVAVLHEAFPTIDVITQPNGKIEIVAKGVSKLAGLKRLGQSLHVSLKDMVVIGDGLDDIPAIEAAGLGVAMGNASNEVKKAADWVTRSNEQLGVAYMVKEHFRKQQRPEFLHMLKMKQ; from the coding sequence TTGGCGTATAAATTACTTGCGTTAAATATTGACGGTACAATTTTAAAACCAAATGGCCGGCTGCAAAAAGAAACGAAAGAAGCAGTCGAGTTTGTGAAACAAAAGGGTGTATACGTGACATTACTAACGAGCCGCGATTTGCTGTCCGCAAGAAAAATCGCCAAGGCGTTGAAACTAGATACAGCGATTATTGCATTTCAAGGAGCGATGATTGGAAAATCAGTCGATGAGAAAATATATGAAGCACTCATTCCGGAGGAAAGGACGTTTAACATCGTCCATGTACTCGAAAATTATGCATGCAATATTCGGTTAATGTATGAACGGTATTCGCTCGCGAATCGCAAAAAAGTGAAAAAACAACTCGTGGCGAAAACAGTGCTTTCTTCGGGAGATCCGTTTTTTTACCCAACGCAGTTTGTTGATTCGCTAAGCGACGTATTGCGTGATGAGCCGCTTGCCGTTCCGAAAATCGATGTGTATTTTGCGAGTGAAGAAGAACAGAAAGAAGCGGTAGCGGTTTTACATGAAGCGTTTCCGACGATTGACGTTATTACCCAGCCGAACGGAAAAATCGAGATCGTTGCTAAAGGAGTTTCCAAATTAGCTGGCTTAAAGCGTCTTGGACAATCGCTACACGTTTCGTTAAAAGACATGGTAGTGATTGGTGACGGGCTTGATGACATTCCAGCGATTGAAGCTGCGGGGTTAGGAGTGGCAATGGGAAATGCGTCAAACGAGGTGAAAAAAGCAGCGGACTGGGTAACGCGATCAAACGAACAGCTTGGGGTAGCGTATATGGTAAAAGAACATTTCCGTAAACAGCAGCGCCCAGAGTTTTTGCACATGTTGAAAATGAAGCAGTAA
- a CDS encoding ABC transporter ATP-binding protein — protein MAELRLEHIYKIYDNNVTAVKDFNLHIQDKEFIVFVGPSGCGKSTTLRMIAGLEEISKGDLYIDGKRMNDVAPKDRDIAMVFQNYALYPHMSVYDNMAFGLKLRKFPKDEIDRRVREAARILGLEQYLDRKPKALSGGQRQRVALGRAIVRDAKVFLMDEPLSNLDAKLRVQMRSEIAKLHQRLGTTTIYVTHDQTEAMTMATRLVVMKDGVIQQVGTPKEVYEKPENIFVGGFIGSPAMNFLKGRLEDGKFIIDNVSIGVPEGKMKVLREQGYVGKEIILGIRPEDFHDEPVFIEASQNTKITANVDVAELLGAETMIYSQIAGQEIVARIDARTEIKPGHQLDLALDMNKAHFFDIETEKRIRSNNEK, from the coding sequence ATGGCGGAACTTCGCTTAGAGCACATTTACAAAATTTACGACAACAACGTTACTGCCGTAAAAGATTTTAACTTACATATTCAAGATAAAGAATTTATCGTTTTCGTTGGTCCGTCTGGTTGCGGAAAATCAACGACATTGCGAATGATTGCAGGTCTTGAAGAAATTTCTAAAGGTGATTTATACATCGACGGGAAACGAATGAACGATGTCGCTCCAAAAGATCGCGATATCGCCATGGTATTCCAAAACTATGCACTCTATCCGCATATGAGCGTCTATGACAATATGGCGTTTGGTTTAAAACTTCGGAAATTCCCGAAAGATGAAATCGACCGCCGTGTGCGAGAAGCTGCACGCATTCTTGGGCTCGAACAATATTTAGACCGCAAACCGAAAGCGTTGTCTGGTGGTCAGCGCCAGCGGGTAGCATTAGGTCGCGCCATCGTCCGCGATGCGAAAGTGTTTTTAATGGACGAGCCGCTTTCTAACCTTGATGCGAAACTTCGCGTTCAAATGCGTTCAGAAATTGCGAAATTACATCAAAGATTAGGGACAACGACCATTTACGTAACTCATGACCAAACAGAAGCGATGACAATGGCCACTCGCCTTGTTGTCATGAAAGACGGTGTCATCCAACAAGTCGGTACTCCAAAAGAAGTGTATGAAAAGCCAGAAAATATTTTCGTCGGCGGATTCATTGGTTCACCAGCAATGAACTTCTTAAAAGGACGTCTAGAAGATGGAAAATTCATCATTGACAATGTCTCTATTGGCGTTCCAGAAGGCAAAATGAAAGTGCTTCGCGAACAAGGGTATGTCGGCAAAGAAATCATTTTAGGAATTCGTCCAGAAGATTTCCATGATGAGCCAGTATTTATCGAAGCGTCCCAAAACACAAAAATCACGGCCAATGTTGATGTTGCTGAATTGCTTGGTGCAGAAACAATGATATATTCCCAAATTGCTGGTCAAGAAATTGTTGCGCGCATCGATGCCCGCACAGAAATTAAACCAGGACACCAACTTGATCTTGCGTTAGATATGAATAAAGCCCATTTCTTTGATATTGAAACGGAGAAACGCATTCGCTCTAATAATGAAAAGTGA
- a CDS encoding alpha/beta-type small acid-soluble spore protein: protein MARTTNNQVLVAGAQQAIDQMKYEIAQEFGVSLGADTTSRANGSVGGEITKRLVSMAQQQLGGQYSAR from the coding sequence ATGGCAAGAACAACGAACAATCAAGTATTAGTTGCTGGTGCTCAACAAGCGATTGACCAAATGAAATACGAAATTGCTCAAGAATTTGGCGTAAGCCTTGGCGCAGACACTACTTCTCGCGCAAACGGTTCTGTTGGCGGAGAAATTACAAAACGTCTAGTGTCAATGGCGCAACAACAACTCGGCGGCCAATATAGCGCACGCTAA
- a CDS encoding amino acid ABC transporter ATP-binding protein, translating into MIVVEGLYKQFGETEVLKGIDMTVEKGKVVVIIGPSGSGKTTLLRCLNVLEVPTKGKITIGEKTLDFAKPVAKKEIHAFRQLTGMVFQNYNLFPHMTALENVMEGLVTVKKEPKEQARQRAMKLLEKVGLTEQADRYPFQLSGGQQQRVGIARALAMEPSVMLFDEPTSALDPELVGEVLKVMKDVANEGMTMVVVTHEMRFAKEVADEVIFMDRGIVVERGTPSQLFEHPQQERTRQFLQLIQ; encoded by the coding sequence ATGATCGTTGTGGAAGGATTGTATAAGCAATTTGGGGAAACAGAAGTGTTAAAAGGGATTGATATGACGGTTGAAAAAGGAAAAGTCGTTGTCATTATCGGGCCTTCAGGATCAGGAAAGACGACGCTTCTGCGTTGTTTGAACGTGTTAGAAGTGCCGACGAAAGGGAAAATAACGATCGGTGAAAAGACACTAGATTTTGCAAAACCGGTTGCCAAAAAAGAAATTCACGCGTTTCGGCAGCTAACCGGGATGGTATTTCAAAATTATAATTTATTTCCACATATGACGGCGCTAGAAAACGTCATGGAGGGGCTTGTAACCGTCAAAAAAGAGCCGAAAGAACAGGCGCGCCAAAGAGCGATGAAGTTATTAGAAAAAGTGGGGTTAACCGAACAAGCAGATCGGTATCCGTTTCAATTGTCAGGCGGACAACAGCAGCGAGTCGGCATTGCTCGTGCGCTTGCGATGGAACCAAGCGTCATGCTATTTGATGAACCGACATCAGCGCTTGATCCGGAACTTGTGGGAGAAGTATTAAAGGTAATGAAAGATGTAGCAAATGAAGGAATGACGATGGTTGTCGTAACACATGAAATGCGCTTTGCAAAAGAAGTAGCAGATGAAGTGATTTTTATGGACCGAGGAATTGTCGTAGAACGTGGAACTCCTAGCCAGCTGTTTGAACATCCGCAGCAGGAACGAACAAGACAGTTTTTACAGCTGATTCAATAA
- a CDS encoding amino acid ABC transporter permease, which produces MYLNNIMIEDERLERIISIAQSSLLPLVKGALYYTIPLTVITFSIGLVLAVVTALARISELKLLAALARVYVSAIRGTPLLVQLFIIFYGLPNLGITIDSFPAAVIGFSLNVGAYASEIVRAAILSIPKGQWEAAYSLGMSYRQTLKRIIFPQAARVSIPPLSNTFISLVKDTSLASLILVAEMFRKAQEIASMNYEFLLLYTETGIIYWVICFLLSIAQDRIEKRLNRYIAR; this is translated from the coding sequence ATGTATCTAAATAATATAATGATTGAAGATGAGCGATTGGAGCGGATTATTTCCATTGCCCAGAGCTCCCTTCTTCCGTTAGTGAAGGGGGCTTTGTATTATACGATTCCATTGACGGTTATTACCTTTTCGATTGGATTAGTATTGGCGGTTGTTACTGCATTAGCACGTATTTCTGAACTAAAATTATTAGCGGCACTCGCACGGGTGTACGTATCGGCGATTCGTGGGACACCGCTGCTTGTCCAATTGTTTATTATTTTTTATGGGTTGCCGAACTTGGGCATCACCATCGATTCATTTCCCGCAGCCGTTATCGGGTTTTCGCTAAATGTCGGGGCGTATGCTTCCGAAATTGTTCGTGCCGCTATTTTATCAATTCCAAAAGGGCAATGGGAAGCAGCGTATTCGTTAGGCATGAGTTACCGCCAGACGTTAAAGCGAATTATTTTTCCGCAAGCCGCCCGCGTATCCATTCCACCGTTATCAAATACATTTATTAGTTTGGTAAAAGATACGTCGCTTGCTTCGCTTATTCTTGTGGCGGAGATGTTTCGGAAGGCGCAAGAAATTGCTTCTATGAATTACGAGTTTTTGCTATTGTATACGGAAACGGGAATTATTTATTGGGTGATTTGTTTCCTATTATCCATCGCTCAAGATCGGATCGAAAAACGGCTAAACCGCTATATTGCTCGATAA